The Mauremys reevesii isolate NIE-2019 linkage group 1, ASM1616193v1, whole genome shotgun sequence genome has a segment encoding these proteins:
- the LOC120395267 gene encoding olfactory receptor 52K1-like, which yields MSDSNTTDFTNPSIFILLGIPGLEAAHAWISIPFCAMYAIAILGNFTILFIVKTEPSLHGPMYYFLCMMAVSDLLLSTSILPKTLSIFWFNSREINFSACLTQMYFIYCFLVMDSGILMAMALDRYVAICHPLRHSTILTNPVVAKIGLAVVLRGGMLILPYPFLARRWPYCRTNIIAHSYCEHMAVVKLACADTRISSYYGLIVGFMVTGLDLFFIAVSYIQILRAIFSLPTKDAQLKTFETCGSHLCAILASYIPVLFSSIMHRYGHYVPLDFHILMANANLLVPAVLNPIIYGVRTKQIRDRLLQLFTHKGI from the coding sequence atgtcagattccaacaccactgacttcaccaacccctccattttcatcctgctgggcattcctggcctggaagCGGCCCATgcctggatctccatccccttctgtgccatgtacgccatagccatcttggggaacttcaccatcctgttcatcgtgaagaCGGAAccgagcctccatgggcccatgtactatttcctctgcatgatGGCTGTCAGCGACCTGCTCCTGTCCACGTCCATCCTGCCCAAAacactgagcatcttctggttcaattcgagggagatcaatttcagtgcctgcctcacccagatgtacttcatttaCTGCTTCTTAGTGATGGACTCTGGAATCCTCATGGCCATGGCTttggatcgctacgtggccatctgccatcccctgagacattccaccatcctgacaaaccctgTGGTGGCCAAGATTGGCCTGGCCGTGGTCCTGCGCGGTGGCATGCTAATactgccctatcccttcctggcaAGGCGGTGGCCATATTGTAGAACCAACATCATCGCCCACTCGTACTGTGAGCACATggccgtggtgaagctggcctgtgccGACACCCGTatcagtagttactatggcctcATCGTGGGATTCATGGTGACAGGTCTGGATTTGTTTTTTATTGCCgtgtcctatatccagatcctcagggccatcttcagcctccccacaaaggacgcccaGCTCAAGACTTTTGAgacctgcggctcccacctctgtgccattTTAGCCTCTTACATCCCAGTTCTCTTCTCCTCCATCATGCACCGGTATGGCCACTATGTGCCCCTGGATTTCCACATTCTCATGGCCAACGCAAACCTGCTTGTGCCCGCCgtgctaaaccccatcatctacggggtgaggaccaaacagatccgggacaggctgctccagctcttcacTCATAAAGGGATataa